A stretch of Verrucomicrobiota bacterium DNA encodes these proteins:
- a CDS encoding OmpA family protein, whose amino-acid sequence MASRGKKGVVAAFVAWVIIVTGCVLIYRFIVDPFLQERRENEAAEALVAETSAKAKGDIEHEVVLYADGFSGYAILRSDEFREALAKEKIDLEIIDDHADYGARMQALISGDAQMAAFPLNSFLKAGAEVGQFPATIVLIIDETQGADAIVAYREGLSKIQDLDQPDARVFFTGESPSEFLAEITVESFVLPSLSPDWRVKRPGSEKILEDLLKGDPKEPFAYVMWEPQVSKALEDPDVHVLLDSSRTKGFILDALVVERNFLKENEQVVAIILESYLRTLFSSTTSGGMEEVVREDLLLGGGSLSDAYVRNIADGIVWKNTTDNFTYFGVREGEGESIDEILEKITDVMVDTGLLSEDPLDGSYNSIYYDAILAEMHRNGFHPGKGIRLIEGIDEDSVDELATGIVDMPELGERQWNSLRPVGNFQVEQIRFPRMSAKITLQNGRRLSEISQRLKDWPSYYVTLVGQSQETGDAALDQVALDLALRRARAAADFLIGEGTDPDRLRVVASLSSAKDWSSLNLVFEAGQLPY is encoded by the coding sequence ATGGCCAGTCGCGGGAAAAAGGGCGTCGTTGCCGCTTTTGTCGCATGGGTGATCATCGTGACGGGTTGCGTTTTGATTTATCGTTTCATCGTCGACCCTTTCTTGCAGGAGCGAAGGGAGAACGAGGCAGCAGAGGCACTGGTAGCTGAAACAAGTGCGAAAGCAAAAGGGGATATAGAACACGAGGTAGTTCTTTATGCGGATGGGTTTTCGGGGTATGCCATTCTGAGATCGGATGAGTTCAGGGAAGCGCTGGCGAAAGAGAAGATCGATTTGGAAATTATCGACGATCATGCTGATTACGGAGCACGAATGCAGGCACTCATTTCGGGCGACGCACAAATGGCGGCTTTTCCCCTGAATTCCTTTCTGAAAGCGGGTGCCGAAGTAGGTCAGTTTCCCGCGACGATTGTCCTGATCATCGATGAAACCCAAGGGGCTGACGCCATTGTTGCTTACAGGGAAGGCCTTTCAAAAATCCAGGATCTGGATCAACCGGATGCAAGAGTCTTCTTTACCGGGGAGTCGCCTTCGGAGTTTCTAGCGGAAATCACGGTAGAGAGCTTCGTATTGCCCAGTCTTTCGCCCGATTGGAGGGTGAAAAGACCGGGTTCAGAGAAAATTCTGGAAGACCTTCTCAAAGGAGATCCGAAGGAGCCGTTCGCCTATGTGATGTGGGAGCCTCAGGTTTCGAAGGCGTTGGAAGATCCCGACGTTCATGTGCTTCTGGATAGCTCGAGGACGAAAGGATTCATCCTCGATGCTTTGGTCGTAGAGCGAAATTTCCTCAAAGAAAACGAACAGGTAGTGGCGATTATACTAGAGTCGTATCTCCGCACCCTCTTTAGTTCTACGACGTCAGGAGGTATGGAGGAGGTTGTGCGTGAGGATTTGCTGCTCGGGGGCGGATCGCTCTCGGATGCTTACGTTAGGAATATCGCCGATGGGATCGTATGGAAAAATACGACGGACAATTTTACCTACTTCGGCGTCCGGGAAGGAGAGGGCGAGTCGATTGATGAAATCCTGGAGAAAATAACCGATGTTATGGTCGATACCGGTTTGCTCTCTGAGGATCCACTGGACGGATCATACAACTCCATTTACTACGATGCGATTCTGGCAGAAATGCATCGGAACGGGTTCCATCCGGGAAAGGGAATCAGACTCATCGAGGGGATCGACGAAGATAGCGTGGACGAGTTGGCAACGGGCATTGTTGATATGCCGGAACTAGGAGAGAGACAGTGGAATAGTTTGCGACCCGTGGGAAACTTTCAGGTTGAGCAAATTCGGTTTCCTCGCATGTCGGCCAAAATCACCCTCCAAAACGGGCGAAGACTCTCAGAGATCTCACAACGCTTGAAGGATTGGCCTTCCTACTACGTAACCCTCGTCGGTCAGTCTCAGGAAACCGGGGATGCCGCCCTGGATCAGGTGGCTCTAGATCTGGCACTCAGGCGAGCCCGGGCGGCTGCAGATTTTTTGATTGGAGAAGGCACCGACCCGGATCGACTACGGGTGGTGGCCAGTCTATCCAGTGCCAAGGACTGGTCTTCTCTGAACCTTGTATTTGAGGCGGGTCAGCTTCCGTATTGA
- a CDS encoding vWA domain-containing protein codes for MKLFIFSLIFSLFIFAQKGFGSQAPDNVVILIDGSGSMENEIGRKDKMTAAKLALIPALDRLTPETNFGCIVFSRNANGWVYPLGPFDRKKVWDSVKGIEAGGSTPLGKHMKMAADALLEQREKNFNYGTYRLIVVTDGEASDDDLMRLYAKELVGRGISLDVIGVGMRQAHTLKTLANQYVAANDAASLREAVTSFLAEVPNPGSGDATSEDVYAFLDVFGNDETTLAVIDILSEGGNQPLGQLP; via the coding sequence ATGAAACTGTTCATCTTTTCCCTCATCTTCTCCCTCTTCATTTTCGCACAAAAGGGCTTCGGCTCTCAGGCACCGGATAATGTAGTGATCCTGATTGATGGTTCGGGATCTATGGAAAACGAAATTGGGAGAAAAGATAAAATGACGGCTGCAAAGCTGGCCCTCATTCCGGCATTGGATAGGCTCACCCCGGAAACCAATTTCGGGTGTATTGTGTTTAGCAGAAATGCGAATGGATGGGTATATCCCCTCGGGCCGTTCGACCGGAAAAAGGTGTGGGACAGTGTAAAAGGGATTGAAGCTGGCGGGAGCACACCTCTTGGCAAGCACATGAAGATGGCTGCTGATGCGCTCCTTGAACAAAGGGAAAAGAACTTCAATTACGGAACCTACCGGTTGATTGTAGTGACCGATGGTGAGGCGAGTGATGATGACTTGATGCGCCTCTACGCGAAAGAGCTAGTGGGCCGCGGGATTTCCCTGGATGTGATTGGGGTTGGGATGAGGCAAGCGCATACGCTGAAAACGTTGGCCAACCAGTATGTCGCAGCCAATGACGCAGCGTCTCTTCGGGAAGCGGTAACTTCGTTTCTCGCCGAAGTGCCTAATCCCGGTAGTGGCGACGCAACTTCTGAAGACGTGTATGCCTTTTTGGATGTTTTTGGCAACGACGAGACCACCCTTGCTGTGATCGACATACTTTCCGAAGGGGGAAATCAGCCGCTCGGGCAGTTGCCTTGA
- a CDS encoding ABC transporter substrate-binding protein has protein sequence MKGIPIFSLFVAISTLIAEPYQDLIGPVTVGEVEPGKAVEVPFIVWGGDMATFYANGGLDTEPGSIFAEQGLEIDLVPGDDFPQQVRNYLEGKSPFLRGTYRMLGMASEVLGQDPRTKPVIFLQLTWSAGDHAVSRSDIKTLADLKGATVVLQKSGPHEGLLDDLLSDAGYSWDDVNVIWATDLTGSDDSPAAIFRDNEEVDVAFVITPDMLGLTGGLQETGTGIEGSVRGARVLASTAERSYSIADVYACRSDWYEENKEWVTKFSAGYLKAAETLIDLQKDYEEDGSEEYMELLQLTQDIYGEDVIPSLEADAHGLLLDCTFAGHPGNIAFFSDQNPFRGFSAFQRRALDMAAKRGYASVRQGFIPSDLDWNSPAFTDFLSKTDTEQQPRFNAEATIEELELLNAGGDLADNVIYSVVITFQPNQNEFSAVQYGVEFSKILELVQQYGNAVIAVRGHTDPTLTLLTLVKGGIESDIIEQTGSAGNYSYFLNGKRLDITNTKLLTDLIANGSFDRVTYKGQTPRQVMQAGLNLSRSRAESVKDAVVSFANVETIPLDASQIQPIGVGIREPVHPKPSNAKEAGENRRVEFLLVRVSAEAQNESDFDF, from the coding sequence ATGAAAGGTATCCCTATTTTCTCATTGTTTGTCGCCATTTCGACTCTTATCGCGGAGCCGTATCAAGACTTGATTGGCCCGGTCACGGTAGGAGAGGTTGAGCCAGGAAAGGCAGTCGAAGTCCCATTTATCGTCTGGGGTGGAGATATGGCTACTTTTTACGCGAACGGAGGTTTGGATACAGAGCCGGGCTCTATTTTTGCCGAACAGGGACTGGAGATTGATTTGGTGCCGGGTGACGATTTTCCCCAGCAGGTGCGGAACTATCTAGAGGGGAAAAGCCCTTTTCTGCGGGGAACTTATCGAATGCTCGGCATGGCTTCTGAGGTTCTCGGGCAGGATCCCCGGACAAAACCCGTAATTTTTCTTCAGCTAACGTGGAGCGCGGGAGACCACGCGGTTTCTCGTTCCGACATAAAGACCCTCGCCGATTTGAAAGGGGCTACTGTGGTACTACAGAAGTCCGGGCCCCATGAAGGCTTACTGGATGACCTCCTTTCTGACGCGGGCTACAGCTGGGATGACGTCAACGTGATCTGGGCTACGGATCTGACTGGATCGGACGATAGCCCGGCAGCGATTTTTCGCGATAATGAAGAGGTGGACGTGGCTTTTGTGATCACCCCGGACATGCTTGGGCTAACGGGTGGTCTTCAGGAGACGGGGACTGGGATCGAGGGCTCTGTCCGGGGGGCTAGGGTCCTCGCCTCGACAGCAGAGCGGTCCTATTCGATCGCGGATGTCTATGCGTGCCGAAGCGATTGGTATGAAGAGAACAAGGAGTGGGTGACCAAGTTTTCGGCTGGTTATTTAAAGGCAGCAGAAACGCTGATTGATCTCCAAAAGGACTACGAGGAAGACGGAAGCGAGGAATACATGGAGCTTCTGCAGCTAACCCAGGATATCTACGGCGAAGATGTGATCCCTTCTCTTGAAGCCGATGCTCACGGACTCCTTCTTGACTGCACGTTTGCGGGTCACCCGGGAAACATCGCGTTCTTCAGCGACCAAAACCCTTTCCGGGGCTTTTCCGCTTTTCAACGGAGGGCACTCGATATGGCTGCGAAACGAGGCTACGCCTCTGTGCGGCAGGGATTTATTCCGTCCGACCTCGACTGGAACAGCCCGGCGTTTACGGATTTTCTATCCAAAACAGATACTGAGCAGCAACCACGTTTCAACGCAGAGGCAACGATCGAGGAGCTTGAACTTCTGAATGCAGGCGGTGACCTCGCGGACAATGTGATCTACAGTGTCGTGATCACGTTTCAACCCAACCAGAATGAGTTTAGTGCTGTCCAGTACGGAGTGGAGTTCAGCAAGATCCTTGAGCTCGTCCAGCAATACGGGAATGCGGTGATTGCGGTTCGGGGTCACACGGATCCGACGTTGACTCTCCTTACCTTGGTAAAGGGTGGAATCGAAAGTGATATCATCGAGCAGACCGGTAGCGCAGGAAACTACAGCTACTTCCTCAACGGGAAACGTCTCGATATCACGAATACAAAATTGCTGACCGACCTCATCGCCAACGGCAGCTTTGATCGAGTCACCTACAAAGGGCAAACTCCCCGTCAGGTGATGCAGGCTGGCCTGAATCTATCCCGTTCGCGGGCTGAGTCGGTGAAGGACGCAGTGGTGAGCTTTGCGAATGTCGAGACCATTCCCCTTGATGCATCGCAAATCCAACCGATTGGCGTTGGTATTCGTGAGCCTGTGCATCCGAAACCTTCCAATGCTAAAGAGGCGGGGGAGAACCGCCGTGTAGAGTTCCTTTTGGTTCGGGTGTCTGCAGAGGCACAGAATGAATCAGACTTTGATTTTTAA
- a CDS encoding peptidase dimerization domain-containing protein translates to MPKTSSQISKLIPDPSEIEVIKEVILANTVMCGEIPAPTFEEGQRVVFMRDRFNEAGLEHISVDEKDNVAAVLPGSSGERKILLSANLDTIHYAGADHAMTLGTDTITGRGICENSLGIGVLSALPMVLDRLDVTLESDLLLLGTSKALGIGNIAGIRFFLENYPEQIDFGICLRAVQLGRLSYASLGMLRGEIQVEVPEEYDWKRVPEGSAIVTLNRLITRLQGIPLPTNPVTTINLGSVTAGNTFGTAASTATIRFEARSEEEGRTDWIENQIEEIVEELDAENEVSVYLQVFARRKVGGISFSHPLVKTTRSIINSLGVEQIIAPSTGELCALIDKGVPGVTVGLSQGEHLHERNETIRISPVFQGVAQLIGLLRAIDGGHCDE, encoded by the coding sequence ATGCCGAAGACCAGTAGTCAGATTTCTAAGTTGATACCCGACCCTTCCGAGATCGAAGTGATCAAGGAAGTCATTCTCGCTAATACGGTGATGTGTGGTGAGATTCCGGCCCCCACTTTCGAGGAGGGGCAACGGGTCGTTTTCATGCGGGACCGGTTCAATGAGGCCGGCTTGGAGCACATCTCTGTCGATGAAAAAGACAACGTCGCGGCCGTCCTGCCTGGTTCTTCGGGCGAACGCAAAATACTTCTTTCGGCGAATCTGGATACGATTCACTACGCAGGGGCTGATCATGCGATGACTTTGGGAACAGATACGATCACTGGGCGTGGTATCTGCGAAAACAGTCTGGGCATCGGCGTCCTCTCGGCGCTTCCGATGGTCCTTGACCGACTGGATGTCACCCTTGAATCAGACCTTCTCCTATTGGGCACCTCCAAGGCACTCGGCATTGGAAATATCGCGGGAATTCGCTTTTTTCTCGAGAACTATCCGGAGCAAATCGACTTTGGCATCTGCCTGCGGGCCGTCCAGTTGGGACGATTGAGCTATGCTTCCCTTGGGATGCTTCGGGGCGAGATTCAAGTAGAGGTGCCGGAAGAGTATGACTGGAAGCGCGTTCCGGAAGGCAGTGCAATCGTGACTTTAAACCGCCTGATCACCCGTCTTCAGGGTATCCCGCTTCCCACAAACCCGGTAACAACAATCAATCTCGGTTCGGTTACAGCCGGAAACACTTTTGGGACGGCCGCCTCGACGGCCACTATCCGTTTTGAGGCGCGCAGTGAGGAGGAAGGCAGGACGGATTGGATCGAAAATCAAATCGAGGAAATCGTTGAGGAGCTTGATGCCGAAAACGAGGTTTCCGTTTATCTACAGGTCTTTGCGCGCCGCAAGGTAGGCGGCATTTCGTTTTCCCACCCTCTCGTGAAGACAACGCGTTCAATCATCAACAGCCTTGGAGTCGAACAAATCATCGCTCCGTCTACCGGTGAGTTGTGCGCGTTGATCGATAAGGGCGTCCCGGGAGTGACGGTGGGTCTCAGCCAGGGGGAGCACCTGCACGAACGAAACGAGACAATCCGCATTTCTCCGGTTTTTCAGGGTGTCGCCCAATTAATTGGCCTTCTTCGGGCCATCGACGGAGGACATTGCGATGAGTAA
- a CDS encoding glucosyl-3-phosphoglycerate synthase — translation MSNKVIESWLDSNTFHYSDFWDLLALIREKESKGLRISLCIPTLNEEKTIGKEIVIFRSELMERYPVVDEIAVIDSGSTDQTREVAASFGADVYLASEILPEEGDKPGKGENLWKAIHQLDGDIICYVDADIKNIHPRFAYGLIAPLVYNDTIQYVKAFYDRPLAFSQGIRPSGGGRVTEILVRPLFSLFFPELTALIQPLSGEYAVRRNVLEKIPFPIGYGVETSHILDVYHEFGLAAFGQTDLDQRVHRNQTTLALGKMSFGILQTFLRRMKAFGMFDRLPDLETVYRQFQVQENQYEQVTFDIVEEERRPMIEVPAYREKFHGK, via the coding sequence ATGAGTAATAAAGTCATCGAATCGTGGCTCGATTCGAATACCTTCCACTACAGCGACTTCTGGGATCTTCTCGCGCTGATTCGGGAGAAGGAATCCAAGGGGCTCAGGATTTCCCTCTGCATACCTACTCTGAATGAAGAAAAGACGATCGGAAAAGAGATCGTGATTTTTCGTTCCGAACTCATGGAGCGTTATCCTGTTGTCGACGAGATCGCGGTCATTGACAGCGGTTCGACCGATCAAACTCGCGAAGTGGCCGCATCATTCGGGGCCGACGTTTACCTAGCTTCTGAAATCCTTCCGGAAGAGGGGGACAAACCGGGCAAGGGCGAAAACCTCTGGAAGGCAATTCACCAGCTCGACGGCGACATCATCTGTTACGTAGATGCGGATATCAAAAACATCCATCCCCGTTTCGCCTATGGCCTGATCGCACCACTCGTCTACAACGACACCATCCAATACGTGAAGGCGTTCTACGATCGCCCCCTTGCTTTTTCACAAGGTATCCGCCCAAGCGGAGGCGGACGAGTTACCGAGATTCTTGTTCGTCCACTCTTCTCCCTGTTTTTCCCTGAGTTGACCGCCCTCATCCAACCTTTGTCCGGAGAGTATGCCGTCCGACGGAATGTGTTGGAGAAAATCCCCTTTCCGATCGGCTACGGTGTCGAAACCTCACACATCCTCGACGTCTACCACGAGTTCGGACTCGCTGCGTTTGGCCAAACCGACCTCGATCAAAGAGTGCACCGCAACCAGACCACCCTTGCCCTTGGTAAGATGTCGTTTGGCATCCTTCAGACTTTCCTGAGACGGATGAAGGCGTTTGGAATGTTTGATCGCCTTCCGGATCTAGAAACCGTCTACCGCCAGTTCCAGGTTCAGGAAAACCAATACGAACAGGTCACCTTCGACATCGTCGAAGAGGAGCGTAGACCCATGATTGAGGTCCCGGCCTATCGGGAAAAATTTCACGGAAAGTGA